The proteins below come from a single Chitinophaga pinensis DSM 2588 genomic window:
- a CDS encoding SRPBCC family protein — MVKIYRLQYEQVLNTSMDEAWRFFSRAENLEKITPAYMRFDITSPQTDKPVYAGQIITYIIRPVLGIPLRWMTEITHVVEGKYFIDEQREGPYRMWHHQHHFEQVPEGVKMTDIVHYSMPLGIFGKLAHALFVQRQLRDIFRHRQEAVEAVFGRRS, encoded by the coding sequence ATGGTAAAAATCTATCGTTTACAGTATGAGCAGGTATTAAACACCAGTATGGATGAAGCCTGGCGTTTCTTTTCCCGTGCGGAGAACCTGGAAAAGATCACTCCTGCGTATATGCGTTTTGACATTACTTCTCCGCAAACGGATAAGCCGGTGTATGCCGGGCAGATCATCACTTATATCATAAGACCGGTGTTGGGTATTCCGTTGCGCTGGATGACGGAGATCACGCATGTGGTGGAGGGCAAGTACTTTATTGACGAGCAGCGGGAGGGCCCTTACCGGATGTGGCATCACCAGCATCATTTTGAGCAGGTACCGGAAGGTGTGAAGATGACGGATATCGTGCATTACTCAATGCCATTAGGTATATTCGGCAAATTAGCCCATGCGTTGTTTGTGCAGCGGCAGTTACGGGATATCTTTCGTCACCGGCAGGAAGCAGTGGAAGCTGTCTTTGGAAGACGCTCATAG
- a CDS encoding homocysteine S-methyltransferase family protein: MKKSLSQCAAERILIIDGAMGTMIQRYKLEEADYRGERFKDYHLDVKGNNDLLCLTQPQIIEAIHKEYLDAGADIIETNTFSSTTIAMADYDMQSLAFEMNVAAARIAKKAAQEYTAKNPDKPRFVAGAIGPLNKTLSLSPDVNNPGFRSVSFDEVVDAYYEQVKGLHEGGADILLIETIFDTLNSKAAIFAIKKYFSDIAQPELPVMISGTITDASGRTLSGQTLEAFYISVMHVKPFSVGLNCALGGEQMRPYISELSQIAACNVSCYPNAGLPNAFGEYDETPDHTAHIIEDFAKEGYVNIVGGCCGTTPDHIRHIAEHVKTVSPRRLPEMVDTLA; encoded by the coding sequence ATGAAGAAATCATTATCCCAATGTGCGGCTGAGCGCATACTGATTATTGACGGAGCGATGGGAACTATGATCCAGCGCTATAAACTGGAAGAAGCTGACTACAGAGGCGAACGCTTTAAAGACTATCACCTCGACGTAAAAGGCAATAACGACCTGCTTTGTCTTACACAGCCTCAGATCATCGAAGCAATACATAAAGAGTACCTGGATGCCGGCGCCGATATTATCGAGACCAATACATTCAGCAGTACGACCATTGCAATGGCTGACTACGATATGCAGTCGCTGGCTTTCGAAATGAACGTTGCCGCTGCCCGTATTGCTAAAAAGGCAGCACAGGAATACACCGCAAAGAACCCTGACAAACCAAGGTTTGTAGCAGGTGCGATCGGTCCCCTGAATAAGACACTCTCCCTCTCCCCTGACGTAAACAATCCGGGTTTCCGCTCTGTTAGCTTTGACGAAGTAGTAGATGCTTATTATGAGCAGGTAAAAGGTTTACACGAAGGCGGCGCAGATATTCTGCTGATCGAAACCATTTTCGATACGCTGAACAGTAAGGCGGCCATCTTTGCTATCAAGAAATACTTCAGCGATATTGCACAACCTGAGTTACCTGTAATGATCTCCGGTACCATTACAGATGCATCCGGCAGAACCCTCAGCGGGCAGACACTGGAAGCCTTCTACATCTCTGTAATGCACGTAAAACCATTCTCTGTAGGCCTTAACTGTGCACTGGGTGGTGAACAGATGCGTCCTTACATCTCAGAACTGTCTCAGATCGCAGCCTGCAACGTCAGCTGTTATCCGAACGCTGGTCTGCCAAACGCATTTGGCGAATATGACGAAACCCCCGATCATACCGCACATATCATCGAAGACTTTGCAAAAGAAGGATATGTGAACATCGTGGGTGGCTGCTGCGGTACTACGCCGGACCACATCCGTCACATTGCAGAACACGTAAAAACAGTGAGTCCGAGACGCCTGCCTGAAATGGTAGACACATTAGCGTAA
- a CDS encoding ATP-dependent helicase has translation MSRDQYQQHFREMYDRLNRQQRQAVDQTDGPVMVIAGPGTGKTQILASRIGKILQDTDYQPQNILCLTYTDAGTVAMRKRLTGFIGPDAYRVNIHTFHSFCNEVIQDNLSLFDKHSLDPVSELEKIQLLKKLIDGFTKDNPLKRYRGDVYFEMKNLAQLFSTMKKEGWTVDYINEAITAYIESLPSREDFIAKKAAGTYVRGDVRTDRIAREKEKMIRLQAAVEQFPVYTAFMHTAGRYDFDDMINWVIGAFEEYPDLLADYREKYQYILVDEYQDTSGTQNRLVQLLTEDQESPNIFVVGDDDQSIYRFQGASIENMALFAETFADNLHTIVLTHNYRSVQPILDVAMSLIANNGNSRLVNQLPELDKQLIAAIPAAQSPVPVIRRYNTSRDEMTDITQQIARLLEKGIAPGRIAVIYRENKYGEELARYCRQQQLPFYSKRSINLFEVPFARKVLSILRYLACEVDTPYSGDDLLFSILHYDFYNIPAIEVAKISIRAAEKGYREKSSIRQYLQEWAHTRNLTLFTAAPEQALVDFSAMMEKLIRDAHNLTLQQLFAAVINECGVLSYAMQSPEKPWLMKVLQALFDFVKEETHRNPDLTIAPFMDMVDLMRHNGITIPLVQVSGNETGINLLTAHGAKGLEFEYVFIAGANAYLWEEKVKNGSGFSFPDTLFTTTLTSTDEQELRRLFYVAITRAEKHLYISYPEYRTDGKPLEPSLFVTEILDQHQLPVEKVIIPEEVQFRFAALDYTPELAPEIAKTDQPLIDNLLANFVMNVTALNNYLDCPLGFYYKNLVRVPSGRSENTEFGSAVHYALEKLFLKMQESGRYEFPSKEEFIRDFTWSMLRNRESFTRESFERRLEYGRDILDHYYDTWLPHWNKVVSVERNIRSVVVNGVPLKGKIDKLEFDGNLVNVVDYKTGDYEKTIKEYQKFVRPDQQHPHGGDYWRQAVFYKILLDNYRQKNWQVVSTEFDFIEPNKQQHYHREKVVITPEDVRLVTGQIVSAWTKIQNKEFYTGCGKKDCVWCNFVKDNKLHVALHDLRDEDESEDGYRPGQLLRQQPFTDL, from the coding sequence ATGTCCAGAGATCAGTACCAACAGCATTTCAGGGAAATGTATGACCGCCTTAACAGGCAGCAGCGGCAGGCCGTCGACCAGACGGATGGCCCGGTTATGGTCATAGCCGGCCCTGGTACCGGTAAAACCCAGATCCTCGCCTCCCGTATCGGCAAGATCTTACAGGACACCGACTATCAGCCGCAAAACATTCTATGCCTTACCTATACCGACGCCGGTACCGTGGCCATGCGTAAACGGCTGACCGGCTTTATCGGCCCTGATGCTTACCGTGTCAATATTCATACCTTTCATTCCTTCTGTAATGAAGTCATACAGGACAATCTCTCCCTGTTTGACAAACATAGCCTGGATCCTGTCTCCGAACTGGAAAAGATCCAGCTGCTCAAAAAACTCATTGACGGCTTTACCAAAGACAATCCGCTCAAACGCTATAGAGGCGATGTGTACTTTGAAATGAAAAACCTGGCCCAGCTCTTTTCTACCATGAAAAAAGAAGGCTGGACGGTCGATTATATCAATGAAGCTATCACTGCTTACATCGAAAGCCTGCCCTCCCGGGAAGACTTCATCGCAAAAAAAGCTGCCGGGACTTACGTGCGGGGGGATGTCCGTACAGACAGGATCGCCCGCGAGAAAGAAAAAATGATCCGCTTACAGGCAGCTGTTGAACAGTTCCCTGTATATACGGCATTCATGCATACCGCCGGTCGCTATGACTTTGACGACATGATCAACTGGGTGATCGGCGCCTTTGAAGAATACCCTGATCTCTTAGCTGACTACCGGGAAAAATACCAATACATCCTGGTAGACGAATACCAGGATACCAGCGGTACGCAAAACCGCCTGGTGCAACTGCTTACAGAAGACCAGGAAAGCCCCAACATCTTTGTCGTAGGTGATGATGACCAGTCCATCTACCGCTTTCAGGGCGCCAGTATTGAGAATATGGCCCTGTTCGCAGAGACCTTTGCGGACAATCTTCACACAATAGTCCTGACCCACAACTACCGCTCAGTACAACCCATCCTTGATGTGGCTATGTCGCTGATCGCTAATAATGGCAATTCCCGGTTGGTCAACCAACTCCCGGAACTGGACAAACAACTGATCGCGGCCATACCGGCTGCACAGTCACCGGTTCCCGTCATCAGGCGTTATAATACGTCCCGTGATGAAATGACTGACATCACACAACAAATAGCACGTCTGCTTGAAAAAGGGATAGCGCCAGGCAGAATAGCCGTGATCTACAGGGAAAATAAATATGGGGAAGAACTGGCCCGTTACTGTCGTCAGCAACAACTGCCTTTCTACTCCAAACGCAGCATCAATCTTTTTGAGGTGCCTTTCGCCCGGAAAGTATTGTCCATCCTGCGCTACCTTGCCTGTGAAGTAGATACGCCCTACAGTGGCGATGACCTGCTGTTTTCCATTCTGCACTACGATTTTTACAATATTCCGGCAATAGAAGTAGCCAAGATCAGCATCCGGGCGGCCGAGAAAGGCTACCGGGAAAAGTCCTCTATCCGGCAGTATTTACAGGAATGGGCGCATACACGCAATCTGACGCTTTTCACCGCTGCACCGGAACAGGCGCTTGTCGACTTCTCCGCAATGATGGAAAAACTGATACGGGATGCCCATAATCTGACCCTGCAACAGCTCTTTGCCGCCGTCATCAATGAATGCGGCGTATTGTCTTATGCCATGCAATCGCCTGAGAAGCCCTGGCTGATGAAAGTCCTCCAGGCACTTTTCGACTTCGTCAAAGAAGAAACACATCGCAACCCCGATCTGACCATCGCGCCATTCATGGACATGGTCGACCTGATGCGGCATAACGGTATCACCATTCCGCTGGTACAGGTATCGGGAAATGAAACCGGCATTAATCTGCTGACGGCCCACGGGGCAAAGGGACTGGAATTTGAATATGTGTTCATTGCCGGCGCCAATGCATACCTCTGGGAAGAGAAAGTAAAGAACGGCAGCGGTTTCTCATTCCCGGATACCCTCTTTACCACAACCCTCACCAGTACCGACGAACAGGAACTACGCCGGCTGTTTTACGTCGCCATCACCCGTGCCGAAAAACACCTGTATATCAGCTATCCGGAATACAGAACGGATGGCAAACCACTGGAACCCAGTCTCTTTGTCACAGAAATACTGGACCAGCATCAGCTTCCGGTAGAGAAAGTGATCATCCCCGAAGAAGTACAGTTCAGGTTTGCAGCACTGGATTATACACCGGAACTGGCTCCTGAAATCGCCAAAACGGACCAGCCGCTGATAGATAACCTGCTGGCAAACTTCGTCATGAACGTGACAGCCCTCAACAATTATCTCGATTGCCCACTGGGCTTCTACTATAAAAACCTGGTCCGCGTACCTTCCGGTCGTTCCGAAAACACAGAATTCGGCTCTGCGGTACACTATGCGCTGGAAAAGCTCTTCCTGAAAATGCAGGAAAGCGGCCGCTATGAATTCCCTTCCAAAGAAGAATTCATCCGGGACTTTACCTGGAGTATGCTGCGCAACCGCGAAAGCTTTACCCGCGAGTCATTTGAAAGACGCCTGGAATATGGACGCGATATCCTCGATCACTATTACGATACCTGGCTGCCACACTGGAATAAAGTGGTCAGCGTAGAAAGGAATATTCGTAGTGTAGTGGTCAATGGCGTGCCCTTGAAAGGCAAGATTGATAAACTGGAATTTGACGGTAACCTGGTCAATGTAGTCGACTACAAGACCGGCGACTATGAAAAAACCATCAAAGAATACCAGAAATTCGTCCGTCCTGATCAGCAACACCCCCATGGCGGCGATTACTGGCGCCAGGCCGTGTTTTACAAAATCCTGCTGGACAATTACCGCCAGAAGAACTGGCAGGTGGTCAGTACGGAGTTTGACTTTATTGAACCGAATAAGCAGCAGCACTATCACCGGGAAAAGGTGGTAATCACCCCGGAAGACGTACGGCTGGTGACAGGTCAGATCGTATCTGCCTGGACAAAAATCCAGAATAAGGAGTTTTATACCGGCTGTGGCAAAAAAGACTGCGTCTGGTGCAATTTCGTAAAGGACAATAAGTTGCACGTAGCCCTGCACGACCTCAGAGACGAAGACGAATCAGAAGACGGCTATCGGCCCGGTCAACTCCTCCGGCAGCAGCCATTCACCGATCTTTAA
- a CDS encoding Ig-like domain-containing protein — protein sequence MMNHIFRSWANWLIILSACIYLLPGCANIVPPSGGPKDTLAPRLMGINPPDSTLHFKAKKVSFTFNEYVQVDNVFEKLIVSPTLKRIPSVTFKLRTVTMEIKDTLAPNTTYTFNFADAIRDNNENNPIQDFQYVVSTGDYLDSLQVRGFIIDAETGKPDSNVSVMIYRSNIDSVVSKEKPVYFARSKGNGAFWFRNMAPGDYKLFALKEEDRDLQYNQPKEMIAFNDSLLHLGQQNLNDITMLLFTELDSTLKKPEDVPAEDQPEPEPEKKEKDKDKEKKKKRILNISPDLTDNKQELGKPLLISFSYPITKFDSMAISLTQDTLYTPVEFTTTLDSTRTKLYVNFDWKEGKPYELIIPKESVADSTGLQPNKSDTITFNAKKESDYGKVMVSLTLSDSSKAAISDTMHYVAQLIVNKEVKYSGKIVRGSWIQKRITPGEYEVWILMDENNNGKWDRGVYYGTPKKQPERVVSFPKKENIKANWAVKVPVSF from the coding sequence ATGATGAATCATATTTTCCGTAGCTGGGCCAACTGGCTGATCATACTAAGCGCCTGTATTTATCTTTTACCGGGTTGCGCTAACATCGTTCCCCCGAGCGGTGGCCCGAAAGATACCCTGGCGCCCAGGCTGATGGGCATTAATCCTCCGGACTCTACCCTTCATTTCAAGGCGAAAAAGGTCTCTTTTACCTTCAACGAATATGTGCAGGTAGACAATGTGTTTGAGAAACTGATCGTATCTCCTACCCTGAAACGTATCCCTTCGGTTACTTTCAAGCTGAGAACAGTGACCATGGAGATCAAAGATACCCTCGCGCCTAATACCACTTATACATTCAACTTCGCTGACGCAATCCGGGATAATAACGAAAACAACCCTATCCAGGACTTTCAGTACGTTGTTTCCACCGGCGACTACCTGGACTCTCTCCAGGTAAGAGGTTTTATCATAGATGCAGAAACAGGTAAACCCGATAGTAACGTGTCGGTGATGATTTACCGTAGCAACATTGACTCCGTAGTATCCAAAGAAAAACCAGTCTACTTTGCCCGTTCCAAAGGCAATGGTGCTTTCTGGTTTAGGAATATGGCGCCGGGCGATTATAAACTGTTTGCACTCAAAGAAGAAGACAGAGACCTGCAGTACAATCAGCCAAAGGAGATGATCGCCTTCAACGATAGCCTGCTGCACCTGGGTCAACAGAACCTGAACGATATTACAATGTTGCTATTCACAGAGCTGGACAGCACCCTGAAAAAACCGGAAGACGTACCTGCTGAAGACCAGCCGGAACCAGAGCCGGAGAAGAAGGAAAAGGACAAAGACAAGGAGAAGAAGAAAAAACGTATCCTGAATATCTCGCCCGATCTGACCGACAACAAACAGGAGCTGGGCAAACCATTACTGATCAGCTTTAGCTATCCGATCACAAAGTTTGACAGCATGGCTATCAGCCTGACACAGGATACGCTGTATACACCCGTGGAATTCACCACTACCCTTGATTCTACCCGTACCAAACTGTATGTCAACTTTGATTGGAAAGAGGGTAAACCATATGAACTGATCATTCCGAAAGAATCCGTTGCTGACTCTACGGGATTACAACCTAATAAATCAGACACGATCACCTTCAATGCAAAGAAAGAATCTGACTACGGCAAGGTGATGGTATCCCTCACCTTGAGCGACAGTTCCAAAGCAGCGATCAGCGATACCATGCATTATGTAGCACAGCTCATTGTCAATAAAGAAGTAAAATATTCAGGTAAAATAGTACGTGGCTCCTGGATCCAGAAACGTATTACCCCAGGGGAATATGAAGTATGGATACTGATGGACGAAAACAATAATGGCAAATGGGATCGCGGCGTCTACTACGGTACGCCGAAGAAACAGCCGGAAAGAGTGGTCAGCTTCCCCAAAAAAGAGAATATAAAGGCCAACTGGGCAGTAAAAGTACCGGTCAGTTTTTAG
- the recR gene encoding recombination mediator RecR has translation MIFSSALIENAVNEFARLPGIGKKTALRLVLHLLKQDPAQVKLFGEVVTRMREQIKFCKVCHNVSDQEVCSICSSPSRNKALVCVVENIRDVMAIENTQQFNGVYHVLGGIISPIDGIGPEQLNIYSLVDRVQQQGIDEIIMALSPTIEGDTTIYYLSKKLKEFPCKITTIARGIAFGGELEYADEMTLARSISNRLPLESYVQK, from the coding sequence ATGATATTTTCCTCCGCACTGATAGAAAATGCAGTTAATGAGTTTGCGCGGCTACCGGGCATTGGCAAGAAAACCGCCTTACGCCTGGTTCTACACCTGCTCAAACAGGATCCTGCGCAGGTAAAACTGTTTGGTGAAGTAGTCACCCGTATGCGGGAACAGATCAAATTCTGTAAAGTATGCCACAACGTTTCCGACCAGGAAGTATGTAGTATATGCAGCAGTCCATCCCGCAACAAAGCACTGGTCTGCGTCGTAGAAAACATCCGTGACGTAATGGCCATAGAAAATACACAACAGTTCAATGGCGTATACCATGTACTCGGCGGCATCATCTCTCCTATCGATGGTATCGGTCCGGAGCAACTGAATATCTATTCACTGGTAGACAGGGTACAGCAACAGGGGATTGATGAAATCATCATGGCGCTCAGCCCTACCATTGAAGGCGATACGACTATCTACTATCTGTCTAAAAAGCTAAAGGAATTCCCTTGTAAAATCACTACGATCGCCCGTGGTATTGCTTTTGGCGGCGAACTTGAATACGCGGATGAAATGACCCTGGCAAGATCCATTTCCAACAGGCTTCCGCTGGAAAGTTATGTGCAGAAATAA